The following are encoded together in the Actinoplanes sp. N902-109 genome:
- a CDS encoding glycosyltransferase family 39 protein gives MTSATAETDTTTAAPGDESTEPPAGGVRGVPDAVRRRLTTLDNWLNPYSWAVTILITAIALILRLVGITHPKGYIFDEVYYPTDAWDMLQHGVEWDEKTNGPAYVVHPPLGKWLIAGGEKIFGNTELGWRFPAAIAGTLMILILIRVAYRMFHSVVLAGAAGLLMTLDGFQFVLSRTSLLDIFLGLFVLMTFAALVLDRDHYRRRWLRALENGYDPNTAHSLPRIVPWWLLVAGVCFGLACGVKWSALFFAPFFGLLVVVWRVQARRSAGVRRPVIAGLLGDLGWLVLSFVLSTIFYLSTWIGWFVTDDGYFRHYRQANGMSEPPVLGALLNLMHYHHEAYTFHSGLTDRHPYQSWPWQWLLLGRPVAFSWNGNGNCGAPSCASEVLLLGTPLLWWSMLPALAALVWFGIARRDWRAFAIGTGVVAGLLPWFYFAVADGRTMFSFYVLPALPFLILAIVYALGAVMTPPGGVTSGAARTDRQLIGTIAAGVYVLLVALCFAYFHPIFVGQLIPYNDWSARMWLGSRWI, from the coding sequence GTGACTTCGGCGACAGCTGAGACTGACACCACGACCGCGGCTCCCGGCGACGAGTCCACCGAGCCGCCGGCCGGTGGGGTGCGCGGGGTGCCCGATGCCGTCCGGCGCCGGCTCACCACGCTCGACAACTGGCTGAACCCGTATTCCTGGGCCGTCACCATCCTGATCACCGCCATCGCGCTGATCCTGCGGCTGGTCGGGATCACCCACCCCAAGGGCTACATCTTCGACGAGGTCTACTACCCGACCGACGCCTGGGACATGCTCCAGCACGGCGTCGAGTGGGACGAGAAGACCAACGGCCCCGCCTACGTCGTGCACCCGCCGCTGGGCAAGTGGCTGATCGCCGGGGGCGAGAAGATCTTCGGCAACACCGAGCTGGGCTGGCGCTTCCCCGCCGCGATCGCCGGCACGCTGATGATCCTGATCCTCATCCGGGTCGCCTACCGGATGTTCCACTCGGTCGTGCTCGCCGGTGCCGCGGGCCTGCTGATGACCCTCGACGGCTTCCAGTTCGTGCTGTCCCGCACCTCGCTGCTCGACATCTTCCTCGGCCTGTTCGTGCTGATGACCTTCGCGGCCCTGGTGCTCGACCGTGATCATTACCGGCGGCGCTGGCTGCGGGCCCTGGAGAACGGCTACGACCCGAACACCGCCCACTCGCTGCCCCGCATCGTGCCGTGGTGGCTGCTCGTGGCCGGGGTCTGCTTCGGCCTGGCCTGCGGGGTGAAGTGGAGCGCGCTGTTCTTCGCCCCGTTCTTCGGGCTGCTCGTGGTGGTCTGGCGGGTCCAGGCGCGCCGCTCGGCCGGGGTGCGCCGGCCGGTCATCGCGGGGCTGCTCGGCGATCTGGGCTGGCTGGTGCTCAGCTTCGTACTGTCGACGATCTTCTATCTGTCCACGTGGATCGGCTGGTTCGTCACCGACGACGGCTACTTCCGGCACTACCGCCAGGCCAACGGGATGAGCGAGCCCCCGGTGCTGGGTGCGCTGCTCAACCTCATGCACTACCACCACGAGGCGTACACGTTCCACAGCGGCCTGACCGATCGGCACCCCTACCAGTCCTGGCCGTGGCAGTGGTTGCTGCTGGGCCGGCCCGTCGCGTTCTCCTGGAACGGCAACGGCAACTGCGGCGCCCCCAGCTGCGCCTCCGAGGTGCTGCTGCTCGGCACCCCACTGCTGTGGTGGTCGATGCTGCCGGCGCTCGCGGCCCTCGTCTGGTTCGGCATCGCCCGGCGCGACTGGCGAGCCTTCGCCATCGGCACCGGCGTGGTCGCGGGCCTGCTGCCGTGGTTCTACTTCGCGGTGGCCGACGGGCGCACGATGTTCTCGTTCTACGTGCTGCCCGCGCTGCCGTTCCTGATCCTGGCCATCGTGTACGCGCTGGGCGCCGTCATGACACCGCCGGGTGGCGTGACATCCGGGGCGGCGCGCACCGACCGCCAGCTCATCGGCACCATCGCCGCCGGGGTGTACGTGCTGCTCGTGGCGCTGTGCTTCGCCTACTTCCACCCGATCTTCGTGGGCCAGCTGATCCCCTACAACGACTGGTCGGCGCGCATGTGGCTGGGCAGTCGCTGGATCTGA